One genomic window of Mycolicibacterium neoaurum includes the following:
- a CDS encoding ABC transporter ATP-binding protein produces the protein MTPVLELTDVTFRRDGKQIIDGISLTVQAGEHWALLGPNGAGKSTLLGFCAAVTFPSSGTVTILGARMGTTDLTVLRRSIGHVNPRHRLQYPLTVREVVLTGVTATVDTAARWTPSAEQVRRADELIDTVGLTARADAVWPTLSHGERGRTLIARALIADPKLLLLDEPSTGLDVAAREQLLETIDTLAHTHPEMASILVTHHLEELPISTTHAILIGQGRAVASGPARTTVTTEHVSAAFRHPVTVGFEDGRWSARATGRRVRR, from the coding sequence ATGACGCCCGTCCTCGAGCTCACCGATGTCACCTTCCGCCGTGACGGCAAGCAGATCATCGACGGCATCTCGCTGACGGTGCAGGCCGGCGAGCACTGGGCACTGCTCGGTCCGAACGGGGCCGGTAAGAGCACCCTGCTCGGTTTCTGTGCGGCAGTGACGTTTCCGAGCAGCGGCACGGTCACCATCCTGGGTGCGCGGATGGGCACGACCGATCTGACGGTACTGCGCCGCTCGATCGGTCACGTCAACCCCCGGCACCGGCTGCAGTACCCGCTGACCGTGCGTGAGGTGGTGTTGACCGGTGTCACCGCCACCGTCGACACCGCGGCGCGCTGGACCCCGAGTGCCGAACAGGTCCGCCGCGCCGACGAGCTGATCGACACCGTCGGGCTCACCGCTCGCGCCGACGCGGTGTGGCCCACGCTGTCCCACGGTGAGCGCGGCCGCACCTTGATCGCGCGTGCCCTGATCGCCGATCCGAAGCTGCTGCTGCTCGACGAACCCAGCACCGGCCTGGACGTCGCGGCGCGGGAACAGCTGCTGGAAACCATCGACACGCTCGCCCATACGCATCCGGAGATGGCGTCGATCCTGGTGACCCACCATCTGGAGGAACTGCCGATCAGTACTACCCACGCCATACTCATCGGACAGGGACGCGCCGTGGCCAGCGGGCCTGCCCGCACGACGGTGACCACCGAGCACGTCAGCGCGGCATTCCGGCATCCGGTGACCGTCGGGTTCGAGGATGGCCGCTGGAGCGCACGCGCCACCGGCCGACGGGTACGCCGCTAG
- a CDS encoding FadR/GntR family transcriptional regulator: MVSQVQRHPLAAQAAELLLNRIRDGEWPLGHRIPGETTLAAQLGVGRSTVREAIRELAGRGVLESRQGAGVFVTALDTTEDWDVVLRRATIATVVEARIAIESEAAALAAVRRTPADLREIRRTLAARGVEGRSIPDHVDADMAFHRAVIAAAHNEVLLGLFDAFLPRLRAAMIDMLKIAPVASAAADHDCHRELADAITARSAAAASAASRTHLSALQETFS, encoded by the coding sequence ATGGTGAGCCAGGTGCAGCGACACCCGCTGGCGGCGCAGGCCGCCGAACTGCTGTTGAACCGGATCCGCGACGGCGAATGGCCGCTCGGGCATCGGATACCCGGTGAGACAACGCTTGCCGCCCAACTGGGCGTGGGGCGCTCCACCGTGCGCGAGGCCATCCGAGAACTCGCCGGCCGTGGCGTGCTGGAAAGCAGGCAGGGCGCCGGCGTGTTCGTCACCGCACTGGACACCACCGAGGACTGGGATGTCGTCCTGCGCCGCGCCACCATCGCGACCGTCGTCGAGGCGCGTATCGCCATCGAGTCCGAGGCCGCGGCGCTGGCCGCCGTCCGCCGCACACCGGCGGATCTGCGGGAGATCCGGCGCACCCTGGCCGCCCGGGGCGTCGAGGGCCGCTCGATCCCCGACCACGTCGACGCCGATATGGCGTTTCACCGCGCGGTGATCGCGGCCGCCCACAACGAGGTGCTCCTGGGCCTGTTCGATGCCTTCCTGCCGCGATTGCGCGCCGCCATGATCGACATGCTCAAGATCGCACCCGTCGCCAGCGCGGCCGCCGACCACGATTGCCACCGGGAACTGGCCGACGCCATCACCGCACGGTCGGCCGCCGCCGCGTCCGCGGCCAGCCGAACCCACCTGAGCGCACTTCAGGAGACCTTCTCATGA